In a genomic window of Candidatus Omnitrophota bacterium:
- the ileS gene encoding isoleucine--tRNA ligase, whose product MDYKNTLNLPKTDFPMKADLPNREPKFVKHWQDIGLYEKLRKLYKGKKKFILHDGPPYANGNIHMGHALNKILKDIVIRYQTMRGFDSPYIPGWDCHGLPVEHQLFKELKMTKYDIDQVKFRKKAYDYAMKYVAIQREQFKRLGIMGGWETPYLTLSRDYEAQIVRSFGKLVDKGYVYKDLKPVNWCATCETALAEAEVEYENKTSPSIYVTFNLKDNVYFIIWTTTPWTLLANVAIALHPEAEYVFADVAGGKTYILAKALLDNVMAKIGIKDYKISKTVKGKELEGLEVKHPFIDRKAKVVTASYVSMEDGAGCVHTAPGHGQEDYMTGKRYNLPTIMPVDSKGKFDSSCGEFSHMDVIKANKPILEKLASIKHLLHEEEVTHSYPHCWRCKRPIIFRATEQYFLRIDHKDLRKRMLKSISSDIKWIPQVGESRISSMVENRPDWCLSRQRYWGVPIVAFYCTSCNEVLLDAKVIEHVASIFEKESADAWFINKEEDLIPAGTKCKKCGKSGFRKETDILDVWFDSGISHQAVLKNNKDLDYPCELYLEGSDQHRGWFQSALITGMGIDERPPYKSVLTHGFVVDGEGKKMSKSLGNVITPEEVMKKYGADILRLWVASSDYSEDIRMSGEILTRLADAYRKIRNTYKYLLSNLYDFDPEKDKVEYKNMLEIDRWILNELAALVKDSSRNYETYAFHKVYRDVYNFCVNEVSSIYLDVLKDRMYTFSKSSPERKSGQTAMFEVLSALLKIMAPLLAVTTDEAWGYLSVKDKKESVHLESWPDESICQKWIDKELEDKWKVLAGVRETVLKKIEEKRSRGDIGASLEAAVTVVTNDAKTMKILSEDKDFLRYLFIVSQANIEEGEPDILVQKAAGIKCSRCWNYSDTVGMDKAHPTLCERCIKNI is encoded by the coding sequence ATGGACTACAAAAATACATTAAATCTACCGAAGACGGATTTCCCGATGAAGGCGGATCTGCCCAATAGGGAGCCGAAGTTTGTGAAGCATTGGCAGGATATAGGCCTTTATGAGAAGCTGCGCAAACTTTATAAAGGAAAGAAGAAATTTATTCTTCATGACGGGCCGCCATACGCTAATGGCAATATACACATGGGCCATGCTCTTAATAAAATATTGAAGGATATAGTGATACGGTATCAAACTATGCGCGGGTTCGATTCGCCATATATCCCCGGATGGGACTGCCACGGGCTTCCCGTAGAGCATCAGCTCTTCAAGGAATTGAAGATGACGAAGTACGATATCGACCAGGTAAAGTTTAGGAAGAAAGCGTATGACTACGCCATGAAATATGTGGCCATCCAGAGGGAGCAATTTAAGCGTCTTGGAATAATGGGTGGATGGGAAACGCCGTACCTGACTCTTTCAAGGGATTATGAGGCCCAGATCGTAAGGTCATTTGGCAAACTGGTGGACAAAGGCTACGTATACAAAGATCTAAAACCGGTCAACTGGTGCGCTACCTGCGAAACGGCATTGGCGGAAGCGGAGGTTGAATATGAGAATAAAACCTCGCCGTCCATTTATGTAACGTTTAATCTTAAGGATAATGTCTATTTTATCATCTGGACCACGACACCATGGACATTATTGGCAAACGTCGCGATAGCTCTTCACCCTGAAGCTGAATATGTATTTGCGGATGTCGCCGGAGGCAAGACATATATACTCGCTAAAGCGCTTCTCGATAATGTTATGGCCAAGATCGGGATCAAGGATTATAAGATATCGAAGACCGTTAAAGGTAAAGAACTCGAAGGCCTTGAGGTGAAGCATCCTTTTATAGATAGAAAAGCGAAGGTGGTTACCGCAAGCTACGTTTCTATGGAAGATGGCGCCGGCTGTGTTCATACCGCGCCCGGCCACGGGCAGGAAGATTATATGACGGGTAAGCGCTATAACCTGCCGACTATAATGCCCGTAGACTCAAAAGGTAAATTTGACAGTTCTTGCGGCGAATTCAGCCATATGGATGTTATAAAAGCGAATAAGCCTATACTTGAAAAACTGGCATCCATTAAACATCTTTTGCATGAAGAAGAGGTCACGCACTCATACCCGCATTGCTGGCGCTGCAAGAGGCCGATCATCTTCAGGGCAACGGAGCAGTATTTTTTAAGAATAGACCATAAAGATTTAAGAAAGCGCATGCTTAAGAGTATATCTTCGGATATAAAATGGATACCGCAGGTCGGAGAGTCAAGGATCTCCTCAATGGTAGAGAACAGGCCCGACTGGTGTTTGTCGCGTCAACGGTACTGGGGCGTGCCTATAGTGGCTTTCTATTGCACTTCATGCAACGAAGTGCTGTTAGACGCAAAAGTTATAGAACATGTGGCGTCTATCTTTGAAAAGGAGAGCGCGGATGCCTGGTTTATCAATAAAGAAGAGGATCTAATACCAGCGGGAACAAAGTGTAAAAAATGCGGCAAGTCCGGATTCAGAAAAGAGACCGACATCCTTGACGTATGGTTCGATTCCGGTATAAGCCATCAGGCTGTATTGAAAAATAACAAAGATCTTGATTATCCATGTGAGCTGTATCTGGAAGGCTCCGATCAGCACAGGGGATGGTTTCAGTCGGCTTTGATAACCGGTATGGGCATCGACGAAAGACCGCCCTATAAGAGCGTACTCACGCATGGTTTTGTTGTAGATGGCGAAGGTAAAAAGATGTCGAAGTCTTTGGGGAACGTAATAACGCCCGAAGAAGTCATGAAGAAATATGGCGCAGATATATTGAGATTATGGGTAGCGTCGAGTGACTATTCGGAAGATATAAGGATGTCGGGTGAGATATTGACGCGCCTGGCAGATGCCTATAGAAAGATCCGCAATACATACAAGTATCTATTGAGTAACTTATATGACTTCGATCCTGAAAAAGACAAAGTCGAGTACAAGAATATGCTCGAGATAGACAGGTGGATACTGAATGAACTCGCAGCTCTTGTAAAAGACTCGAGTCGTAACTATGAGACTTACGCGTTCCATAAAGTGTATCGGGATGTGTATAATTTCTGCGTTAATGAAGTCTCGTCTATATATCTTGATGTGTTGAAGGACAGGATGTATACATTTTCAAAGTCTTCTCCGGAGAGGAAAAGCGGCCAGACCGCGATGTTCGAGGTGCTTTCGGCGCTATTAAAGATAATGGCGCCTCTGTTAGCGGTTACGACCGATGAAGCATGGGGATATCTGTCGGTCAAAGATAAAAAAGAGTCGGTTCATTTAGAGTCATGGCCGGATGAGAGCATATGTCAAAAGTGGATAGATAAAGAGCTTGAGGATAAATGGAAAGTCCTGGCGGGTGTCAGAGAAACGGTATTGAAGAAGATAGAAGAGAAGCGTTCCCGGGGAGATATAGGCGCGAGCCTCGAGGCGGCGGTTACAGTGGTGACCAACGATGCTAAGACAATGAAGATATTGTCAGAGGATAAAGATTTCCTGCGGTATCTATTTATAGTTTCACAGGCCAATATTGAAGAAGGTGAGCCGGACATATTGGTTCAGAAGGCCGCAGGGATAAAGTGTTCAAGATGTTGGAATTATAGCGACACGGTAGGCATGGATAAGGCCCATCCTACACTTTGTGAAAGATGCATAAAGAATATTTAG
- a CDS encoding TraR/DksA C4-type zinc finger protein yields MKKKNKMIKKKAVKRMKVKAKNAVKKAEKTFKIKKMSSKDLKKYKELLLKEREKIGSGINHIAQDTLKTSQRDASGDLSGYSFHMADMASDNYEVEFSLGRASDEQDVLYSIDEALKRVADGTYGNCPQCGKQIPKRRLDAIPHTELCIACQSKNESK; encoded by the coding sequence ATGAAGAAAAAGAATAAGATGATCAAGAAGAAAGCGGTAAAAAGAATGAAAGTAAAAGCGAAGAACGCTGTGAAGAAAGCAGAGAAGACGTTTAAGATTAAAAAAATGTCAAGCAAGGATCTGAAGAAATATAAAGAGCTTCTTCTCAAGGAACGCGAGAAGATCGGGAGCGGCATTAATCACATAGCCCAGGATACGCTCAAGACATCCCAAAGGGACGCGTCGGGGGATCTTTCCGGTTACTCATTTCATATGGCGGATATGGCCAGCGACAACTATGAAGTAGAATTCTCTTTAGGCAGAGCCAGTGACGAACAGGATGTTCTCTACTCTATAGATGAGGCATTGAAGAGGGTGGCGGATGGCACATACGGCAATTGTCCGCAGTGCGGAAAACAGATACCGAAAAGACGGCTTGACGCCATACCGCATACGGAACTTTGTATAGCTTGCCAGTCCAAGAATGAAAGCAAATGA
- the lspA gene encoding signal peptidase II, which translates to MTCLVLIASLVIIIDRLAKFLVFNNMLEGQSVEILPKIFHITLVLNTGAAFGLFKDKNQFFIVMSFIVVALIFAYVWLGKRKDLVSLSALGLILGGAAGNVIDRLIFGHIIDFLDFRVWPVFNVADSSITIGAVLLVLRLFSGKKCCTQ; encoded by the coding sequence ATGACCTGTCTGGTTTTGATAGCGTCGCTGGTTATCATAATTGACAGACTTGCCAAGTTTCTGGTATTCAACAATATGCTCGAAGGGCAGTCCGTAGAAATCTTGCCCAAGATTTTTCACATCACACTGGTGTTGAATACCGGTGCAGCCTTTGGATTATTCAAAGACAAAAACCAATTCTTCATAGTCATGTCTTTCATCGTTGTCGCGCTTATATTTGCGTACGTATGGCTCGGCAAGCGCAAGGACCTCGTCAGCTTAAGCGCGCTGGGCCTTATTCTTGGCGGAGCGGCCGGCAACGTGATAGACCGCCTTATATTTGGCCATATTATAGATTTCCTGGATTTTCGCGTATGGCCCGTATTCAATGTGGCCGATTCATCAATAACTATTGGCGCTGTATTACTGGTTTTGAGGTTATTCTCCGGTAAAAAATGCTGTACTCAATAG
- a CDS encoding 3-deoxy-D-manno-octulosonic acid transferase has translation MLYSIGFFIFSLLYLPTLIFKGKLHADFGERFAIFDKMKERALLSGRDRIWIQAVSVGEVALCKSFIPVLKEKFPDRDIVISTITKAGNDLARKIFGKDVVIIYFPLDFKAIVRKTISLIKPALYIMIETEIWPNLLAELSSRAISSALINGRISDRSIGKYRFAKPFLKKTLESINIFCMQDSIDAERIIELGAPKERVRITGNMKFDIELPANVKDIEAVRDLFGLKAGEELFVAGSTREGEEEIVLDVFNRLLADFPNLRLLIAPRHIDRAVQIDKLIQTLTPDSKSRIILLDTIGHLNEAYSVATIVFVGGSLIKHGGHNPIEPAYFAKPILFGLNMFNFKYIAAVFLRNKAALQVFNGEDLYEKCKLLLRDAAARGLLGKNAKKTIVENAGATGKNVIEIAGVLK, from the coding sequence ATGCTGTACTCAATAGGATTTTTTATATTTTCACTGCTTTATCTGCCTACCCTTATCTTTAAGGGCAAGCTTCACGCGGATTTTGGCGAGAGGTTTGCCATATTTGATAAGATGAAGGAGAGGGCTCTGCTTTCCGGCAGGGACCGCATATGGATACAGGCGGTTAGTGTAGGCGAAGTCGCGCTTTGTAAGAGCTTTATACCGGTTTTGAAAGAAAAATTCCCGGATCGGGATATAGTCATTTCGACTATAACCAAGGCAGGGAATGACCTGGCCCGAAAAATTTTCGGCAAAGATGTTGTAATCATATATTTTCCTCTCGATTTTAAGGCTATAGTTAGAAAAACGATAAGCCTGATTAAACCCGCTTTATATATAATGATAGAGACTGAGATATGGCCCAATCTTTTGGCGGAGCTTTCTTCGCGCGCTATATCTTCAGCGCTTATTAACGGCAGGATATCCGATCGTTCCATAGGAAAATACAGGTTCGCAAAGCCATTTTTGAAGAAGACCCTGGAAAGTATAAATATATTTTGTATGCAGGATAGCATAGATGCCGAGAGAATAATAGAATTGGGCGCGCCGAAGGAGAGGGTAAGGATAACGGGCAATATGAAATTCGATATAGAGCTTCCGGCAAATGTAAAAGATATCGAGGCGGTACGCGACCTGTTTGGGCTCAAAGCTGGCGAAGAGCTATTCGTAGCAGGGAGTACGCGCGAGGGCGAAGAAGAGATTGTTCTCGATGTATTTAATAGGCTTTTGGCCGATTTCCCGAATTTAAGGCTGCTCATAGCCCCAAGGCATATTGATAGGGCAGTCCAGATCGATAAGTTAATACAGACCCTGACCCCAGATTCTAAATCCCGGATTATATTGCTCGACACGATAGGCCATCTTAATGAGGCGTACTCTGTCGCAACTATTGTTTTTGTAGGCGGCAGTCTTATAAAACACGGGGGGCATAATCCTATAGAGCCGGCATATTTTGCCAAGCCGATACTCTTCGGGCTTAATATGTTTAATTTTAAATATATCGCAGCCGTTTTTTTAAGGAACAAGGCCGCGCTGCAGGTTTTTAACGGTGAAGACCTTTACGAAAAATGTAAACTTCTTTTACGTGATGCCGCAGCAAGGGGCCTTTTGGGTAAAAATGCGAAGAAGACGATCGTTGAAAATGCCGGCGCGACGGGGAAAAATGTTATCGAAATCGCGGGAGTCTTGAAATGA
- the lpxK gene encoding tetraacyldisaccharide 4'-kinase, which translates to MRDFIYSLMTDKKNGFFYDIFKFKLYLVSLIYGFAIAVRRVFYKFGIFKMRKAPLKVISVGNITLGGTGKTPFVVTLGHILESELKKNACVLIRGYGWDEQAMLKNKLTDIPVLVGEDRARSALKAVKLYGSNTAILDDGFQHWELGRDLDIVLVDSRNPFGNLQLFPRGVLREPKKALQRADIIVFTKTDGKNINLENLKAEAGNINRTAVFLEAVHKPTYLYENKTRITRDLSYVKGKRVILFSSIGDPSHFEETVRAMGAEVVEHIKFTDHHNYKKSDIEHILKRCSERSFDFVLTTEKDIVKLNRLGLYIGSYTVMVVVINLEITLGKEILIDRLNRLYTR; encoded by the coding sequence ATGAGGGACTTCATATATTCGTTAATGACCGATAAGAAGAATGGTTTTTTCTACGACATCTTTAAATTTAAGCTCTATCTGGTTTCGCTTATATATGGTTTCGCTATAGCGGTCAGAAGAGTCTTTTATAAATTCGGCATATTTAAGATGCGTAAGGCGCCCCTTAAGGTTATAAGCGTCGGGAACATAACTTTAGGCGGTACGGGTAAGACGCCTTTCGTGGTGACACTGGGCCACATTTTAGAGTCGGAGCTTAAGAAGAACGCGTGTGTGCTTATACGCGGTTATGGCTGGGACGAGCAGGCGATGCTGAAGAATAAACTCACCGATATACCGGTTCTTGTAGGCGAAGACAGGGCGCGCTCGGCTTTGAAAGCGGTTAAGCTTTATGGTTCAAATACAGCGATACTTGACGATGGATTTCAGCATTGGGAGCTTGGCCGGGATCTTGATATAGTGCTTGTCGATTCAAGGAATCCTTTCGGTAATTTGCAATTATTTCCCAGGGGAGTATTAAGAGAGCCCAAAAAGGCTTTGCAGAGGGCTGACATTATAGTTTTTACGAAAACTGACGGAAAGAATATCAATTTGGAAAATTTAAAGGCCGAGGCAGGCAATATAAACAGAACCGCTGTTTTTTTGGAAGCTGTTCATAAGCCGACTTATTTATATGAGAACAAAACTAGGATCACGCGCGATCTTTCTTATGTAAAGGGCAAGCGCGTTATCTTATTCTCAAGCATAGGCGATCCGTCGCATTTTGAAGAGACCGTCAGGGCCATGGGCGCGGAAGTGGTCGAGCACATAAAATTTACGGATCACCATAACTACAAGAAGAGCGACATAGAGCATATTTTAAAAAGATGCAGCGAAAGAAGTTTTGACTTCGTGCTTACGACAGAAAAGGATATCGTGAAATTAAACAGGCTCGGGCTGTATATTGGATCCTATACAGTCATGGTTGTAGTGATAAACCTTGAAATAACGCTGGGGAAGGAGATCTTGATTGATAGACTCAATCGCCTCTATACTCGTTAG
- a CDS encoding ELM1/GtrOC1 family putative glycosyltransferase — translation MIDSIASILVRGLNIIFHFIPIEFNLWIGRRIGSAAFFINKKRRMIAYANLKAAFANEKPPKELRAITKRVYINLVQSFAEILSLTKVSKSYVNKYVEVVNMNRIEDAGKSGRGTILLTAHYGDWELSSLVSAMKGFPITVLAREQKMKRLNELLNRLRESKGCKVVRKGMSTKLIFKELYKKDMVGILSDQDAGKNGTFVNFFGRPTSAHVGPFEIAKHTDSIILPNFIVRTAGPFHKLYLEDYIDMRDAKTQEDVKDSLQKYMSLLEKYIRQYPDQWLWLHKRWKSTPKRTILVLNDGKAGHLNQSLAVAREIQRARMTQGYKIEDTSIVTVSVEYKNKLLRLLLACIVPFASWRCQGRMYCLRMCLKKDSYENLMKTYAEFIVSCGSSLAPVNVFMKKENNARNVVIMKPCLLFGLRKFNFIIAPKHDRICERKNVVITTLAPNLVDSQALKAAGEKLSAGVRLEGNKVMGLLIGGDNPEFRLSGDLLKKVINDVLKVCESNNADLLVTTSRRTNKEQESIIKSMLQGNSRCKLLVIANESNPEETLTGILALSNVAIVSGESISMISEAVSSGKKTVAFGLKKKKNSITKHERVLENLARDGYISIARAGEMISLASRALKDTSPAKKVGDTDKIYEAMRALI, via the coding sequence TTGATAGACTCAATCGCCTCTATACTCGTTAGAGGGCTGAATATCATATTTCATTTTATTCCAATAGAGTTCAACCTTTGGATAGGCAGGCGTATAGGTTCCGCTGCCTTCTTTATTAATAAGAAAAGGCGCATGATAGCCTACGCCAATCTTAAGGCAGCGTTCGCGAACGAGAAGCCCCCGAAAGAGTTGCGTGCGATCACTAAAAGAGTTTATATAAACCTCGTCCAAAGCTTTGCCGAGATCTTAAGCCTTACCAAGGTAAGTAAATCCTATGTGAATAAATATGTTGAAGTTGTAAATATGAACCGTATAGAGGACGCCGGGAAATCAGGCAGGGGCACCATACTTCTCACGGCTCACTACGGCGACTGGGAACTGTCGAGCCTGGTAAGCGCTATGAAGGGTTTTCCTATAACGGTCCTTGCCCGCGAGCAGAAGATGAAACGGCTTAATGAACTTTTAAACCGCCTCAGAGAGTCGAAGGGATGTAAGGTTGTAAGGAAGGGGATGTCCACAAAGCTTATCTTCAAAGAACTTTATAAGAAGGATATGGTAGGGATATTGTCGGATCAGGATGCCGGCAAGAACGGTACTTTTGTAAACTTTTTTGGCAGGCCAACATCGGCGCATGTCGGGCCTTTTGAAATAGCCAAGCATACGGATTCTATAATATTACCCAATTTTATCGTAAGGACGGCCGGTCCATTTCATAAATTATACCTGGAAGATTACATAGATATGAGGGATGCCAAAACTCAGGAAGATGTGAAGGATAGTCTGCAGAAATATATGTCTTTGCTGGAAAAGTACATCAGGCAGTATCCTGATCAGTGGTTATGGCTTCACAAGAGGTGGAAATCCACCCCAAAAAGGACCATCCTTGTTTTAAATGACGGCAAGGCGGGCCATCTGAACCAATCGCTTGCGGTAGCGCGCGAGATACAGAGGGCGAGGATGACCCAGGGATACAAAATAGAGGATACTTCAATAGTTACGGTGAGTGTTGAGTATAAAAACAAATTATTAAGACTTCTATTGGCATGTATTGTGCCCTTTGCAAGTTGGCGCTGTCAGGGCCGCATGTATTGCTTGAGGATGTGCCTGAAGAAAGATTCTTACGAAAATTTAATGAAGACATACGCGGAATTTATAGTCTCCTGCGGTTCGAGCTTAGCTCCCGTGAATGTATTTATGAAAAAGGAAAACAACGCCAGGAATGTTGTAATTATGAAGCCGTGCCTTTTATTCGGTTTAAGAAAGTTTAATTTTATAATCGCGCCCAAACATGACAGAATATGTGAACGTAAAAATGTTGTTATTACGACTTTAGCGCCCAATCTGGTGGACAGCCAGGCGCTGAAAGCCGCGGGAGAGAAATTGTCGGCCGGTGTGCGACTTGAAGGCAACAAGGTTATGGGGCTTCTGATAGGCGGCGATAATCCGGAGTTCAGGCTTTCGGGAGATTTATTAAAAAAAGTCATAAACGATGTGCTCAAAGTTTGCGAATCGAATAACGCGGATCTGCTGGTAACGACTTCCAGGCGCACAAATAAAGAGCAGGAGTCGATTATAAAATCTATGTTACAGGGTAACTCCAGATGTAAACTGCTTGTAATAGCGAATGAGAGCAATCCAGAAGAGACGCTGACAGGCATACTGGCCTTAAGTAACGTCGCTATCGTTTCGGGCGAATCAATATCAATGATTTCCGAGGCGGTGAGTTCAGGTAAAAAGACAGTAGCTTTTGGCCTTAAGAAGAAGAAAAATTCTATTACAAAACACGAACGTGTTCTCGAAAATCTGGCAAGAGATGGGTACATATCAATAGCCAGGGCCGGAGAGATGATATCGCTGGCCTCAAGAGCGCTAAAAGACACGTCGCCCGCGAAAAAGGTCGGAGATACGGACAAAATTTACGAAGCCATGAGGGCGCTCATATAA
- the waaF gene encoding lipopolysaccharide heptosyltransferase II: MNILQILPSLEVGGVETGTIDLARYLVKKCHKVIVISGGGRLVRELDKMGARHYTLPVGKKSIFNMIRMVRAVADIIKNEDIDIVHVRSRVPALIAFIASRMTNRVFMTTAHGYYKKSFMSSVMGWGRFVIVPSNIIAKHMVSDFGVPHDRIRFIPRGVDLTRFKFRNPKTHSSKGFTVGMISRITPLKGHAYFIKAISLLYRKIPNLKVVIVGSAPKEKYKEDLDLLVRRLGLANIVQFVGAKEDIPSVMKDLDCLVSATITPEAFGRSIVEAQASGVPVVSTRVGGVVDIIEDNKTGLFCDAQDPRDMADKISRLYQDRALWEEFVIQGRKRVEDNFNLDLMMTKTISVYEEALKSLNILVIKLSAIGDVILSTPSLRSIRAKHKDSVIKVLVGLQAKEVLDRCPYINDRIICDFKGKNKGFIGLWRLSEELRKGCFDIVIDLQNNKKSHILSFLSMAPLRYGYDNGKFSFLLNKRIKDDAPYLDPIDHQFRVLKLAGIKPLDKHLEIWPSPSDDEKVSGLLNESWIKSTQNIVGINVRASSRWLSKNWPAKYIAELCDRLAKEFNVRTVLTGTKDDIPFIERISQNTSSKPIVAAGKTGMLELASLIKRCRAYITPDSAPMHIASAVGTPFIGLFGPTDPARHIAPSKKYVVMKKDLKCSPCYNPNCLKKVKCMKEITVDEVFKATKDILTQNGAGQ, from the coding sequence ATGAACATATTACAGATATTACCATCACTGGAAGTTGGCGGGGTCGAGACCGGGACGATTGATCTGGCGAGGTACCTTGTAAAGAAATGCCACAAGGTGATCGTCATTTCGGGAGGCGGCCGGCTTGTAAGAGAGCTCGATAAGATGGGCGCGCGCCACTATACGTTACCGGTAGGGAAGAAGTCTATTTTTAATATGATACGCATGGTTCGCGCGGTGGCCGATATCATAAAAAATGAAGATATCGATATCGTACATGTGCGCTCGCGCGTGCCGGCGCTTATAGCGTTTATAGCTTCCAGAATGACCAATCGTGTATTTATGACTACCGCTCATGGTTACTACAAAAAAAGTTTTATGAGTAGCGTAATGGGTTGGGGCAGATTCGTGATAGTGCCATCCAATATAATAGCTAAGCATATGGTAAGCGATTTTGGCGTGCCCCATGATCGCATACGTTTTATTCCCCGCGGCGTGGATCTGACAAGATTCAAATTCAGGAATCCTAAGACGCATTCCTCAAAGGGTTTTACCGTGGGGATGATATCAAGAATAACGCCTTTAAAAGGCCATGCCTATTTTATAAAAGCGATATCTCTTTTATATCGAAAGATCCCCAATCTTAAAGTTGTAATAGTAGGCAGCGCCCCAAAAGAAAAATACAAAGAGGACCTGGATCTGTTAGTAAGAAGGCTCGGCCTTGCAAATATTGTGCAGTTTGTGGGCGCCAAAGAAGATATCCCATCTGTAATGAAAGACCTGGATTGTCTTGTATCCGCTACAATCACCCCGGAAGCGTTCGGCAGGTCCATTGTGGAGGCACAGGCGTCCGGTGTACCGGTGGTTTCGACCAGAGTGGGCGGCGTTGTCGATATCATAGAGGATAATAAAACGGGCCTATTCTGTGACGCGCAGGACCCGCGCGATATGGCCGATAAGATATCGAGGCTTTACCAGGACAGAGCCTTATGGGAAGAGTTTGTGATCCAGGGCAGAAAGCGCGTGGAGGATAATTTTAATCTCGATCTTATGATGACCAAGACTATTAGCGTATATGAAGAAGCCTTGAAAAGTTTAAATATTCTGGTGATAAAATTAAGCGCGATAGGCGATGTTATATTAAGCACGCCTTCGCTTCGTTCAATACGCGCAAAACACAAGGACTCTGTGATAAAGGTTCTCGTTGGGCTCCAGGCCAAAGAAGTGTTGGATAGATGCCCGTATATAAATGACAGGATAATATGTGACTTTAAGGGCAAGAATAAAGGCTTTATTGGGCTATGGAGGTTGTCAGAGGAATTAAGGAAGGGCTGTTTTGATATAGTAATAGATCTGCAGAATAATAAAAAGAGCCACATACTTTCATTTTTGTCTATGGCGCCGCTTCGCTACGGTTACGACAACGGAAAATTTTCTTTTCTATTGAACAAGAGGATAAAGGATGACGCGCCGTATCTGGATCCTATAGACCATCAGTTCAGGGTATTAAAGCTCGCGGGTATAAAACCTCTGGATAAACATCTGGAGATATGGCCTTCGCCTTCCGACGATGAAAAGGTAAGCGGTTTGCTCAATGAGAGCTGGATCAAATCAACGCAAAATATAGTAGGTATAAACGTGAGAGCCTCTTCGCGCTGGCTTTCTAAGAATTGGCCGGCTAAGTATATAGCCGAACTTTGTGACAGGCTCGCGAAAGAATTCAACGTGCGCACAGTGCTTACAGGGACTAAGGATGATATCCCTTTCATAGAAAGGATAAGCCAGAACACTTCCTCGAAACCTATAGTGGCCGCAGGTAAGACAGGCATGCTTGAATTGGCGAGCCTTATAAAAAGATGCCGGGCTTATATAACGCCCGATTCCGCGCCTATGCACATCGCCTCGGCCGTAGGCACCCCATTTATAGGCTTGTTCGGCCCTACGGATCCGGCAAGGCATATAGCGCCATCAAAAAAATACGTAGTAATGAAGAAGGATCTAAAGTGCAGCCCATGCTATAACCCGAACTGTTTGAAAAAAGTTAAATGCATGAAAGAGATAACGGTCGACGAGGTTTTTAAAGCTACCAAGGATATCTTAACCCAGAATGGCGCCGGACAATGA